One Thermodesulfobacteriota bacterium DNA segment encodes these proteins:
- a CDS encoding type IV pilus twitching motility protein PilT yields the protein MDLNDILRAAAKHGASDVHLKVGLPPVLRINGKLIPLKAPEPLKADDLVAMSGMIFREDQKSRFEKHHELDCAYSVQGLGRFRVNIFQQRGTMGIVLRLVPVGVKPFEELHLPKVMEKIALEERGLVLCTGTTGCGKSTTLASMVQFINTNRSCHIMTIEDPIEFLLRDNKSIINQRELGVDTSSFADALKSALRQDPDVILVGEMRDLETIETAITAAETGHLVFSTLHTLDAGETINRVVASFPPFQQKQIRLQLASVLKAVISQRLVPRADGQGRVPAVEVLLNTARVREYIEDKDKTRKIREAIQQGFVSYGMQTFDQSLMGLLKENLITLDEALRQASNPDDFSLRVRGVSSTSDLTWDDFDKDGPEKKGT from the coding sequence TTGGATCTGAACGACATCCTCCGCGCGGCGGCGAAGCACGGCGCATCGGACGTCCACCTCAAGGTAGGGCTTCCGCCCGTCCTGAGGATCAACGGGAAGCTCATCCCCCTCAAGGCGCCCGAGCCGCTGAAGGCGGACGACCTCGTCGCGATGAGCGGCATGATCTTCCGCGAGGACCAGAAGAGCCGGTTCGAGAAGCACCACGAGCTCGACTGCGCCTACAGCGTCCAGGGGCTGGGGCGGTTCCGCGTGAACATCTTCCAGCAGCGCGGGACGATGGGCATCGTCCTGCGGCTCGTCCCGGTCGGAGTGAAGCCCTTCGAGGAGCTGCACCTCCCCAAGGTGATGGAGAAGATCGCGCTCGAGGAGCGCGGCCTGGTCCTGTGCACGGGGACCACCGGGTGCGGCAAGTCCACCACGCTGGCCTCCATGGTGCAGTTCATCAACACGAACCGAAGCTGCCACATCATGACGATCGAGGACCCCATCGAGTTCCTCCTGCGGGACAACAAGAGCATCATCAACCAGCGGGAGCTCGGCGTGGACACCTCCTCGTTCGCCGACGCCCTCAAGAGCGCCCTGCGCCAGGACCCCGACGTGATCCTCGTCGGCGAGATGCGCGACCTCGAGACGATCGAGACCGCGATCACCGCCGCGGAGACGGGGCACCTGGTCTTTTCCACGCTGCACACCCTCGACGCCGGGGAGACGATCAACCGGGTCGTCGCGTCCTTCCCCCCTTTCCAGCAGAAGCAGATACGGCTGCAGCTCGCCTCGGTCCTCAAGGCCGTCATCTCCCAGCGGCTCGTGCCCCGCGCGGACGGGCAGGGGCGCGTCCCGGCGGTGGAGGTTCTTCTGAACACCGCCCGCGTCCGGGAGTACATCGAGGACAAGGACAAGACCCGCAAGATCCGGGAAGCGATCCAGCAGGGGTTCGTGAGCTACGGGATGCAGACGTTCGACCAGTCGCTGATGGGGCTGCTCAAGGAGAACCTCATCACGCTCGACGAGGCGCTGCGGCAGGCCAGCAATCCCGACGACTTCTCGCTGCGGGTCCGGGGCGTCTCCTCTACGTCGGACCTGACCTGGGACGACTTCGACAAGGATGGCCCCGAAAAGAAGGGAACGTAA
- a CDS encoding RecX family transcriptional regulator, protein MGMLARRPLSEGEVAFRLARKGHAESDVPPVLARLRELRLLDDAALCRQLVRSWREGRMYGPAKIAGKLSVRLFPRHIIEEALREECPAADVEEAAARALKKKFRGGIPAGREGAAKAYRFLAGRGFPPDACRKAVGRRIAVNEEGDG, encoded by the coding sequence ATGGGAATGCTGGCGCGCCGCCCCTTGAGCGAGGGGGAGGTGGCGTTCCGGCTGGCGCGGAAGGGGCACGCGGAATCCGACGTCCCGCCGGTCCTCGCCCGGTTGCGCGAGCTGCGGCTGCTCGACGACGCGGCCCTTTGCCGGCAGCTCGTCCGCTCCTGGCGGGAGGGGCGCATGTACGGCCCCGCGAAGATCGCCGGGAAGCTTTCCGTGCGCCTCTTCCCGCGGCACATCATCGAGGAGGCGCTCCGGGAGGAGTGCCCCGCGGCGGACGTCGAGGAGGCGGCCGCGCGGGCGCTCAAGAAAAAGTTTCGCGGGGGTATCCCCGCCGGGAGGGAGGGCGCCGCGAAGGCGTACCGGTTCCTCGCCGGGCGCGGCTTCCCCCCGGACGCCTGCCGGAAGGCCGTCGGCCGGCGAATCGCCGTGAACGAGGAAGGAGACGGATAG